The genomic stretch GTCGCCTTTGCCATCCCATAATGCTCACTAATGTAAACCGTATGTAATATGATTTTGTCAGTAATGGTTTAACTGAGAAAGCAGATCTTGTGATGTATTAGTTTTGTCCTGATGGGGAGTTAGACCTGTTAAACAGGCTTTCACTCAGAGTAAAGATGTGAATTTTCAGTACTGGCCAATAACAGCAAAGAGGTGTCCAGTTGCTGCTGGTTAGGATTTGTGTACTTATAGTTACTGAAACCTTTGCAAACTCTGTTTTCGGACTTTGCAAGTCTTTTCTTGTTCATATTTTCTTATTTGAAATGCTATAAATATCTATCTTTTAAGTGATACCTATCTAATATGCCttcatttctgttttatttgacAGATCACCATGGCTACATTGCAGAGAGGAAAGAGAAAATATAATGAAGACGATGCCATTTATTCTTCGTCTTCTCCCTCATCACACTCTGAATGGGACTCTGATGAAGACGGCCTCAGTGATACAGTGGACTATGGGCACACTGTCCCTTTCCCTCCCTGCCATCACAAGCCAAGTAAGTTTATCTCTAGTTTCTCTAGTCGTGGGTCATGCGTGGTTGGCTGTCCATTTTTTTAATCATGCAGACCAACTGTTATCACCTTTTGTAAGGAGGGGTCTCCTTATCTGACTTTAGCATTATTGAGCACTGCAATTGATAAGATGAGAAACAGTTTAAGTAGAAAACTGTCGACTTGAGGGTGTTACTATGTTTGACACTTGTAATGTTTTatagtatatttaaaaataagtaGTTGCTCAAAACaactaaaagtttttttttaattgtgcgCATTCATTTTAAGCCCATAAACGTTCCAGCCATTTAATCGAAGGTAGGGAgaccattcttcccggacgcgtcctggccaaGATTTTGGTGCGTCTTCCAGAAGTCGTATTTGTGGACTGCATatgccattcagttaaaaacataagacatacaattgtagtttcattcttaccttaaaatgtaacggttgctttactgtaataataataataataatcctctatgacgtatgcggtcgaccagtacgacttccggaagacgaacccgaatcctggccaggacgcgtccgggaagaatggcaagtatggtcaccctaactgAAGGTGCAGATAGAGAGGAAAGCAAACACTGTTATGTAACACTTGACCTTGCCACACTTTGAATTCTTTAAGAAAGTTAATGTTTCCTGTATTATTGCATTTGTAAAATTGTCATCAAACCATCATTATTGTCCAAACCAATTAATTTAGTCGTTGACAGCTCCGGCATTACCctttttttcttaaagaaaataacTATGGTAGTTCTTATTTTAATTCCTTCTCTCCTTTCAGTTTCACCTATCCTGAAGAAGACGACAGAGACTCGAAAAAAAGGCAATGTTCGGTTCGGCCTAGTTACAGTTTTCCTCTTCCAGCGGTGTCAAGGGTTTAGCAGTGTGCCGAGTCATGGTGGCTGCACACTGGGCATGGTCAGATGGCACACAACCTGCCAGCAGTTCACCTTGGCGGAACATGCGGAGGAGCAGCAGCGCCTGCGAATGGAGAGACTCCGTGAGCGGCATCAAGAGGAGAGACTTGAGGCCTTGAGACAGAAGGTTGGTTATTTAGGTAGTATGAGCAAGTACATGTGGCTGTGCTGTAAAGTGCATATAGTGCATGATGTGAATGTGAACCCTGCAATCCTTCAGCCATTACTTTATTCATAATATGGCACAGGCTTGAATGcgtatgtaaggaataattgacgccGGGcagttgaattatttgaaataatgcacacccaaggtggttacgcgttacaccgcgggtgtgcattattttcaaataatttaaaggcttgGAGTcgattattcctcttataccatggttaccacagacattgctctggtgcctatttttaagacatttgacagtttAAGTGTGCGGTGTACAggaaaataatcaacacccatggaaaatttctcagccaatcagaataaagcatttaacagacCCGTAGTATAATGCATTTTAGAATTTTTAGCATCACCCAAAACATTCTGTTTTAGAAATTTCTGTGTTAAATAGTAAGctactaatatattttatttacactgGATCAAGTATCTTAATATGTTCTCTGCCTATAGATGATCATCAGTGGAACTCTTACTGTGGCAGAAGCAGCTACCTTGACAGTGAGCGATGTCGCAGATGAGGATGTTGATCTTACAAATTTAAAGGATGATGGATCGCTCCGTCCTTACTCTTCAAAACGCAGACGTGCGTTGTTAAGATCTGCTGGCGTGGTACGAATCGACCGGGAGGAGAAGAAGCAGCTGCAGGAGCTACGGCAATTGCGGAAAGACTGCGGCTGCCACTGCCAAGGCTTCTGTGAGCCAGAGACCTGTGCCTGCAGCCAGGCTGGCATCAAGTGCCAGGTAAATCTTTTTGCCTATATGATGCCTTTAATGTAAGTAAGTTTATAGAGCTATAACATAGATGTAAACAGCATAGCTCATGTCCTAATAGGAACCGGCTGAGAAATGTTGATTATTGAGAAATTTGTAGACTAGTTGAGTATCTGGAAAATTAGGTGCAATTTGCGATATTgttagggatagttcacccaaaacgtATGTTCtctgatttaacatattatttcagtgcattctttggcacctttaataaaaatgtgctttttattttttaaagcaaaacattgaTAGCAGTTGAGATATTAAAGAGATCtcctttgtgttttttttccctGTGGGCAGTGACAGAAGTCAAACTTCAGCACTGGTTATAAATGTGATAACTGAAGTGTGATGATGATATTGTGTGGTGATGAGGAAGTATTGGTTGTTTGTTGATACATATCACCTGTCAACATTAACAGATGGATCGCGGCAACTTTCCATGTGGCTGTTCCAAGGAAGGCTGTGGGAATCCTTTGGGGCGAATTGAATTTAACTCCAGTCGTGTAAGGAGCCACTATATCCATACACACATGAAGCTGAAGCTGGAAAAGAGACTGCTGGATGAAAACTTAAACCAGAAAAGCGTAATTGTCACTGAGCTGCCATCAACAGATAAAAACAGACCCGGTACATTTCCTAAGGAAAACAACTCTGCACCATTCACTTCTTTGTCAGCTGGTCCAGCTTTCCACTTGAGCTCTGGGCTTTGCAGGGAGGGAGACAACAGCTGTAGCAGCGACATGACTGACACCTCATACTCTTCTTCTCTGAACCTGGACTCTGAAGCCGATGAATGCCCTTCCTCAAAGCCACCCACAATAGATGTGGACAACAAAGGGTTGGCTTTTGTTCTCAGTTTTGAGGATTCTAATGAAGACGGATGCCCATACATCAAAGAGTATGATCGCCTTAATATGCATCTGCCAATGAACCACGATCTGTCAACAGAAGCTGCCGAAAGCATTATGGGCCTATCCACGACAGATAATGCACAGTCTGAAAGCAACACCAGTACGTCTCCATTAGAATATCTGGATGAAAATGCTAATCAGACCATCATGGATTGTGTGAATGATCTCTATGATATCCCTCATACACCTTCCCCATCTACTGATCATAACTTGAACTGTTACATGGACCTTAGTCTGTCCTCAGACTCTGACCTTGTCTTTTTTGACAGTTTTTACGAGTATGGTCCAAGCATAAGTCACAGCAGTTTTAAAGTATACGGTCATATGGGGTACATCTCGCATCTCCAGTTACCCAGCTGTTCCAGCCCTGCCCAAATAGAGGACTCAGGTTTAAGTCTTCTAGAATCTTTTGTAGGGATTTCTTAATATCCGTCAAAAAAAAACTCAGTATTTGTACTGATATTTTAAAGACAAACAGCTCAAATGAGTCTTGTTCATTTGCAGTTTGTACAGAAGAATATATTTTCTATGAAAGAGAATGTAAATAGTTTATGAATGTAAGGATattccttaaaatatattttgattttaATTTATTCTGTAACAATTCATGACAACAGTGAatacagtttgaaaaccactcaTTTAAATCAGCGTGAATTATCATTTCAGGTCAGAtttatatttatactgtataaacTAAAGGCTTTCTGATGTTTTTGTAGCGcagtaaatttatttttaaatgtatgtttcaaCTTCGTTTTCTTTTAGGGACCAGCCTTAATAATAACTCTTATTAtgctttattgttttaatttcaaTTCAGAAGTTATATGTATCAAGGCAACATTTGCTTTGAGAAAATGTTATTCTATTGTTGGTATGtccactgtaaaaatgtatatgaACGTTTTGACATTTCTAAATTTGTCCTTTTTGTGTAATAACTAAGAAATTAGTATTTgcaataaaat from Paramisgurnus dabryanus chromosome 6, PD_genome_1.1, whole genome shotgun sequence encodes the following:
- the csrnp1a gene encoding cysteine/serine-rich nuclear protein 1 produces the protein MVVSSSTHDIRIEHYWITMATLQRGKRKYNEDDAIYSSSSPSSHSEWDSDEDGLSDTVDYGHTVPFPPCHHKPISPILKKTTETRKKGNVRFGLVTVFLFQRCQGFSSVPSHGGCTLGMVRWHTTCQQFTLAEHAEEQQRLRMERLRERHQEERLEALRQKMIISGTLTVAEAATLTVSDVADEDVDLTNLKDDGSLRPYSSKRRRALLRSAGVVRIDREEKKQLQELRQLRKDCGCHCQGFCEPETCACSQAGIKCQMDRGNFPCGCSKEGCGNPLGRIEFNSSRVRSHYIHTHMKLKLEKRLLDENLNQKSVIVTELPSTDKNRPGTFPKENNSAPFTSLSAGPAFHLSSGLCREGDNSCSSDMTDTSYSSSLNLDSEADECPSSKPPTIDVDNKGLAFVLSFEDSNEDGCPYIKEYDRLNMHLPMNHDLSTEAAESIMGLSTTDNAQSESNTSTSPLEYLDENANQTIMDCVNDLYDIPHTPSPSTDHNLNCYMDLSLSSDSDLVFFDSFYEYGPSISHSSFKVYGHMGYISHLQLPSCSSPAQIEDSGLSLLESFVGIS